In Doryrhamphus excisus isolate RoL2022-K1 chromosome 21, RoL_Dexc_1.0, whole genome shotgun sequence, a single genomic region encodes these proteins:
- the LOC131108727 gene encoding phenolphthiocerol/phthiocerol polyketide synthase subunit C-like codes for MDQDEDSIAVVGIGCNFPGGEGLDNFWKVLVNGQNCSVPIPKERFDLSSWYDPDENKAGKSRTAKAALVDGFNQFDHKLFGISDSEVEQMDPQQKELLQCSFRALENAGIPMEKASGTRTGVFFGLMNRDYLTYAVRAHSSVINHWTGTGMSMSIAANRVSYIFNFIGPSLAIDCACSSSLVALHLAVQAIKQGDCDMAMCGGVNCIVEPIMFVALSKAKMISPDGTSKPFSNKADGYGRGEGCGVVLLKPLRKALHDQDHIWGIISKTAVNQDGHSVSPMTKPSMTQQEELLRTIYSEHDIANIHYIEAHGTGTPVGDPTEAASISNVIAKARAPGSETLRIGSVKSNIGHTESAAGVAGIIKVLLMMKHETIVPCVFFSEDNASVDSLALNLRVPTEVEKWEAKGARIAGVNNFGFGGTNAHAIVKQHIRSQSVKKCDGRQVKYFVMSANSSKSLTLMLDDTIAHLEDNVDLDCLLYTAACRRSHLKHKYRRALMVSSLVDLKEKLHAAVGRNTSPALSDPKLVFVFCGNGVAYHGMGKQLLRHEPVFRDTIKHISQVYQRLSTLNILDTLEGDHEHSDYNAPHVAQPLLFALQVGVATLLRRWGVKADAMLGHSVGEVAAAHCSGLLSLDDALKVIYFRSVLQGKVTGGKMLVISNMAVSEVTALLPRYSGKICLAAFNSPQSCTLSGDADAIENLREELSHSANSQNLFIRVLEVPAAYHSHMMDPILPKIREAIGSLEENELSTQLFSTVTGEEARRGDFCSGDYWARNIREPVAFEQAVRSASGGKKSLVFVEVGPRRALQRNIMETLGNDIPVVASLQPDKDHHTLLSVVSRLFEVGVQVDWNTFYAGYETVPLPFPKYQFDCLERDLIVKAAQKNTASNHPVLCATGSEKNTFSCDVVSDSVFYLKEHKHNSVPIIAGAFYAELGLAAFMACAKPKVPLNALQLSVNFHSPFILTPNPPEMKVQLEQKENEATFTVFSSLAICASGMVVVKKERPVEEQHIDLNGIYKRCTSAVTYQQLYDILYQAGFQYGDVFQNKASVHYGEDLREAYAVVTVSEELLPQLHDYHVHPVVLDFFMQILSVTVEHILDGSLGFPAKIGSLTVSEPLKDEMIVYLKATDVGTDHFEFCGCFADRDGNVLVEVKHVLIKYLGSLSHVVEEDFYHNHFSVMPEGITNDPPPKALVFSDCIGISKCLQQHLDSRSRYISFTYAKEILSSGFPALLANLNITDIADNFDEVLFLWGNENFDSLTPDVVLQNLANCCETFRQIVVELKRIRFPNSIRAVTYCSSDLTVDHVSPGFAIVGMTRSMAAETPQLSFQLIDISSVSAKDITALSEVLRAYPCSKYPELVVKDGVILKPSIERTTPELIENSAGSFTSSTCEPCILQTADAFTMSRLTAVHFDNEEETISDTCVEIQPTNMCVHSSDYFPVSASHLNFGQTLYWNQHSSQNHKLLMLDFSGVVTRVGKEVRKLKVGDSVASCYPVVAANRVRVPQDVCYSTKRLPFLQSTPCVSYFVLAWEILYRVLPRAKQNLGIISSVPDSALVKVLALASQKLGWNVLVGTQCNDSFINANQTDAIIILPPYDKSLMAKISNFAALQNVVLVRESQTQPMVAQDLLQGFQESVHVQTVDMPVILQKGSLRARSLRVYQWLKSLNLTQQFCLASFTFQSVTSEEMNNLYSDSYFSTKSLAVVALEKGHSTSISDIPLLPTKKQLFRKKSVYIVAGGLTGLGFETVKFISNKGGEFIVILSRSKPSAEMQQAIGNMEKKCGNSIVSMECDISVSEQVHKVVDAIQLKFEGCPIRGVFHSAVVLHDGLIEALDRSLYEKVLKPKVNGVLNLHHATLSCQLDYFVCYSSISGFLGNAGQTNYAAANTFLDLFCQYRRKLGLPGQSINWGPLNIGLLLNKEVVHQFLEGMGMMVLNVTEIRKSLEECLRINRPQQAVCRFHFRNIRFNILSQNVALSGKLYALTEKAFQTYSNLDSENKNTEEISARDYVVSMLTKTIGLEVGDVKDDTLLSAIGVDSMQAMTLQNLFYQDRGANVLLVKLLDPNATVSTVVAILNEMSAI; via the exons ATGGACCAGGATGAAGACAGCATCGCCGTGGTGGGCATCGGTTGCAACTTCCCAGGCG GTGAAGGTCTCGACAATTTCTGGAAGGTTCTAGTGAATGGACAAAATTGTTCCGTGCCAATTCCCAAGGAGAGGTTTGACTTGTCTAGCTGGTATGACCCTGATGAAAACAAGGCGGGTAAATCCCGCACAGCCAAGGCCGCTCTCGTTGATGG TTTCAACCAATTTGACCACAAGTTATTTGGCATCAGCGACAGTGAAGTGGAACAAATGGACCCTCAACAGAAGGAGCTGCTTCAGTGCTCCTTCAGAGCTTTGGAGAATGCTGGTATTCCGATGGAAAAGGCTAGCGGAACCAGAACCGGAGTGTTTTTTG GCCTCATGAACCGAGATTACCTGACCTACGCAGTCCGCGCGCACTCCAGCGTCATCAACCACTGGACCGGGACGGGAATGTCCATGAGCATCGCTGCCAACAGGGTCTCGTACATCTTCAACTTCATCGGGCCGTCGCTGGCCATCGACTGTGCCTGCTCATCCTCTTTGGTGGCTCTTCATCTGGCCGTCCAGGCCATCAAACAAG GGGATTGTGACATGGCCATGTGTGGAGGTGTCAACTGCATCGTCGAGCCCATTATGTTTGTGGCCCTCAGCAAGGCCAAGATGATCTCACCGGACGGCACCAGTAAGCCTTTCTCTAACAAGGCAGATGGTTATGGGAGAGGTGAGGGCTGTGGCGTCGTTCTCCTTAAACCGCTGAGAAAG GCTTTGCATGACCAGGATCACATTTGGGGCATCATCAGCAAGACAGCAGTCAACCAAGATGGCCATTCGGTGTCGCCGATGACTAAGCCCTCCATGACGCAACAAGAAGAGCTGCTGAGGACAATCTACTCCGAACACGACATTGCCAACATCCACTACATTGAGGCTCATGGGACCGGAACTCCAGTTGGAGATCCGACAGAGGCGGCTAGCATTTCAAATGTCATTGCCAAAGCCCGAGCTCCTGGTTCAGAAACTCTCAGAATCGGCTCGGTGAAGAGCAATATCGGACACACTGAATCTGCCGCGGGGGTAGCCGGCATTATCAAGGTGCTCCTCATGATGAAGCACGAGACCATTGTTCCTTGTGTGTTCTTCTCTGAGGACAATGCCAGTGTAGATTCCCTTGCGCTGAATCTGCGCGTTCCTACAGAGGTTGAAAAGTGGGAAGCAAAGGGAGCACGGATCGCAGGAGTGAACAATTTTGGCTTTGGAGGCACCAACGCTCATGCTATTGTCAAACAACACATACGGTCGCAGTCTGTCAAAAAGTGTGATGGCAGGCAGGTGAAATATTTTGTCATGTCGGCAAATTCATCCAAGTCTCTCACACTCATGCTAGACGACACCATCGCACATCTGGAGGACAATGTGGATCTGGACTGTCTATTGTACACGGCAGCTTGCAGAAGGAGCCACCTCAAGCACAAATACCGAAGAGCCTTAATGGTTTCATCCCTAGTTGACCTTAAAGAGAAGCTACATGCCGCTGTTGGCAGAAATACAAGCCCTGCCCTTTCAGATCCCAAGTTAGTCTTCGTCTTCTGCGGCAACGGCGTCGCTTATCACGGCATGGGCAAGCAGCTACTCCGACACGAGCCGGTGTTCAGAGATACGATCAAGCATATTTCACAGGTTTACCAAAGGCTGAGCACACTGAACATCTTGGACACGCTTGAAGGCGATCACGAGCACAGCGACTACAACGCTCCACATGTGGCCCAGCCTCTTCTCTTTGCTCTgcaggtgggcgtggccactCTGCTCAGGCGCTGGGGCGTCAAAGCTGACGCCATGCTGGGACACTCGGTGGGCGAGGTCGCGGCAGCTCACTGCTCAGGCCTCCTGTCCCTTGACGATGCCCTGAAAGTCATCTACTTCCGCAGCGTTCTCCAGGGCAAAGTCACTGGGGGGAAAATGCTGGTGATCAGCAATATGGCCGTGTCAGAGGTCACAGCTCTTCTCCCGCGTTACTCTGGAAAAATTTGTCTGGCTGCGTTCAACAGCCCGCAGTCTTGTACCCTCTCAGGGGATGCGGATGCAATAGAAAACCTCCGGGAAGAGCTAAGTCATTCAGCTAACAGTCAGAACCTATTCATTCGGGTGCTAGAGGTCCCTGCTGCTTATCACAGTCACATGATGGATCCAATTCTGCCCAAAATCAGGGAGGCAATCGGTTCCTTGGAAGAGAATGAGCTCAGCACACAGCTTTTCTCAACAGTGACAGGTGAGGAGGCACGACGAGGGGATTTCTGCTCAGGTGATTATTGGGCTAGGAATATTCGGGAGCCAGTTGCTTTTGAGCAGGCAGTCAGATCAGCTAGTGGAGGCAAGAAGAGTTTGGTCTTTGTGGAGGTGGGTCCACGGAGAGCCCTCCAGAGGAACATCATGGAAACTCTGGGGAACGACATACCAGTTGTTGCCTCGCTGCAGCCAGACAAAGACCACCATACACTCTTGTCTGTGGTTTCCAGGCTCTTTGAGGTCGGCGTCCAGGTAGACTGGAACACCTTCTATGCAGGGTATGAGACTGTGCCGCTGCCCTTCCCAAAATACCAGTTTGATTGCTTGGAAAGGGATTTGATCGTTAAAGCTGCTCAGAAAAACACTGCCAGTAATCACCCAGTGCTCTGcgccacaggaagtgaaaagaacACATTCAGCTGTGATGTGGTGTCCGATTCTGTCTTCTACCTgaaagaacacaaacacaacagtgTACCCATCATTGCTGGAGCCTTCTATGCCGAGTTGGGCTTGGCTGCATTCATGGCCTGTGCAAAACCAAAGGTCCCCCTCAACGCACTGCAGCTTAGTGTCAATTTTCACAGCCCTTTCATCTTAACTCCAAATCCCCCAGAGATGAAGGTGCAGCTCGAGCAAAAAGAGAATGAAGCCACCTTCACTGTGTTCTCATCCTTAGCCATCTGCGCTTCAGGCATGGTTGTAGTGAAAAAAGAGCGACCAGTAGAAGAACAGCACATTGACCTGAATGGCATCTACAAACGCTGCACATCTGCGGTGACCTATCAACAATTGTATGACATTCTCTACCAAGCAGGCTTTCAGTATGGAGATGTCTTCCAGAATAAGGCCAGTGTTCACTATGGGGAAGATCTGAGAGAGGCCTATGCTGTTGTCACAGTTTCAGAGGAACTGCTGCCTCAGTTGCATGACTACCATGTTCATCCCGTCGTGCTGGACTTCTTCATGCAAATTCTTTCAGTCACAGTTGAGCATATTTTGGATGGCAGCCTGGGATTTCCTGCTAAGATTGGAAGTTTGACGGTGTCAGAACCCTTGAAAGATGAGATGATTGTCTATTTGAAGGCAACTGATGTCGGTACGGACCACTTCGAGTTCTGTGGGTGCTTTGCAGATAGAGATGGCAACGTCTTGGTTGAGGTGAAGCATGTGTTAATCAAATATCTTGGCAGTCTTTCTCATGTGGTTGAGGAGGACTTCTACCACAACCACTTCAGCGTCATGCCCGAGGGGATCACAAATGATCCACCTCCTAAGGCCTTGGTGTTCTCGGACTGCATAGGAATCTCAAAATGTCTACAACAGCACTTGGACTCCAGATCTCGCTACATTTCCTTTACATATGCTAAAGAGATCTTGAGCAGTGGCTTTCCGGCGCTCTTGGCAAACCTCAATATCACAGACATTGCGGACAACTTTGATGAGGTCTTGTTCTTGTGGGGCAACGAGAACTTTGACTCACTCACACCCGATGTCGTCCTGCAGAATCTGGCCAACTGCTGCGAAACCTTCCGCCAAATTGTCGTAGAGCTCAAGCGAATTCGCTTTCCAAATTCCATCCGAGCAGTAACCTACTGTTCATCTGATCTCACAGTCGATCACGTCAGTCCAGGCTTTGCCATCGTTGGCATGACTCGCTCTATGGCTGCTGAGACACCACAGCTTTCCTTCCAGTTGATTGACATAAGCTCTGTCTCTGCTAAGGATATCACGGCTCTGTCTGAGGTCCTACGAGCCTACCCTTGCAGCAAGTACCCAGAACTGGTGGTGAAAGACGGGGTCATTCTCAAACCTTCCATTGAGCGTACCACTCCTGAATTAATTGAAAACTCTGCAGGGAGTTTTACCTCCAGCACTTGTGAACCTTGCATCCTTCAGACTGCAGATGCCTTTACAATGAGCCGGCTTACTGCTGTCCATTTTGACAATGAGGAAGAGACAATAAGTGATACTTGTGTTGAAATTCAGCCCACTAATATGTGTGTCCACTCGTCGGATTACTTCCCTGTCAGTGCCTCACATCTGAACTTTGGTCAGACGCTGTACTGGAACCAGCACTCCTCCCAGAACCACAAGCTACTCATGCTTGACTTCAGTGGTGTTGTTACAAGGGTCGGAAAGGAGGTCAGGAAGTTAAAAGTGGGAGATTCAGTGGCTTCCTGTTACCCTGTGGTGGCAGCCAATAGGGTGAGGGTCCCACAAGATGTCTGCTACAGCACCAAACGCCTTCCCTTCCTTCAATCAACACCTTGTGTGTCCTACTTTGTGCTGGCATGGGAGATATTGTATCGCGTTTTGCCAAGAGCAAAGCAAAACTTAGGCATTATATCTTCTGTTCCTGATTCAGCTCTGGTCAAGGTTTTGGCACTTGCATCTCAGAAGTTAGGGTGGAACGTGCTTGTTGGAACACAGTGCAATGATTCCTTTATCAATGCCAATCAAACGGATGCAATCATTATCCTGCCTCCATATGACAAATCCTTGATGGCTAAAATATCTAACTTTGCTGCTCTCCAGAATGTTGTCCTTGTCCGTGAGTCCCAAACACAGCCTATGGTTGCCCAGGATCTGCTTCAGGGTTTCCAGGAAAGTGTCCATGTGCAGACAGTTGACATGCCAGTCATTCTGCAAAAAGGATCTCTGAGGGCTCGAAGTCTGCGTGTTTATCAGTGGCTCAAGTCTTTGAACCTGACTCAGCAATTTTGCCTCGCAAGTTTCACCTTTCAGAGTGTCACATCTGAAGAAATGAACAACCTTTATTCAGATTCCTACTTCAGTACAAAGAGCCTGGCTGTCGTGGCTCTAGAAAAAGGACATTCCACATCAATATCAGACATTCCGCTGCTGCCCACGAAAAAGCAGCTGTTCCGAAAGAAATCAGTGTACATCGTGGCAGGCGGTCTGACCGGGCTGGGCTTTGAAACGGTCAAGTTCATCTCAAACAAGGGAGGTGAGTTCATTGTCATCCTTTCCAGGAGCAAGCCCTCAGCAGAGATGCAGCAAGCAATAGGAAACATGGAGAAAAAATGTGGGaacagcattgttagcatggAGTGCGACATATCAGTGTCTGAGCAGGTTCATAAAGTTGTGGATGCCATCCAGCTCAAATTTGAGGGGTGTCCAATCAGAGGAGTGTTTCATAGCGCAGTGGTCTTGCATGACGGGCTCATTGAAGCTCTTGACAGATCCCTCTATGAGAAAGTTCTCAAGCCCAAAGTGAATGGTGTGCTTAACTTGCACCATGCAACACTGAGCTGCCAGTTAGATTACTTTGTTTGTTACTCCTCCATATCAGGCTTTCTGGGAAATGCAGGGCAAACAAACTATGCCGCAGCAAACACTTTCCTGGACTTGTTCTGTCAGTACAGGCGCAAACTTGGCCTGCCTGGACAGTCCATCAACTGGGGACCTCTCAACATTGGGCTCCTCTTGAACAAAGAGGTGGTCCATCAGTTCCTGGAAGGCATGGGCATGATGGTGCTGAATGTCACTGAGATCCGCAAAAGCCTGGAGGAATGCTTGCGCATCAACCGACCCCAACAGGCCGTGTGCCGCTTTCACTTCAGAAACATCCGCTTCAACATCCTCTCGCAGAATGTAGCTCTGAGCGGGAAGCTGTATGCATTGACGGAGAAAGCTTTCCAAACATACAGCAATTTGGActctgaaaataaaaacactgagGAAATCTCAGCCAGGGATTACGTCGTTTCAATGCTCACGAAAACCATTGGCTTGGAGGTGGGCGACGTGAAAGATGACACTCTGCTCTCAGCAATTGGTGTCGACTCCATGCAGGCCATGACCCTGCAAAACCTCTTCTATCAGGACCGAGGTGCCAACGTGCTTCTGGTGAAACTGCTGGACCCCAACGCCACAGTGTCGACAGTGGTGGCCATCTTGAATGAAATGAGCGCAATTTGA